Proteins from a genomic interval of Aureimonas sp. AU20:
- the mmsB gene encoding multiple monosaccharide ABC transporter permease produces the protein MSIKTVDETERSGGKGASWGFLSGHIREYGMLMALVVIMAFFQFMTGGVLMRPLNLTNLILQNSYIVIMAIGMLLIIITGHIDLSVGSVAGFIGGLGAVLMVNYGFNGLTAAGIGLLVGAVIGAAQGYLVAYFKVPSFIVTLAGMLVFRGLTLKVLGSASIGPFPESFQKLSKGFIPDFLAGTAGLHMTTLLIGAVATAVLVILSMRKRAKQAKAGHLDEPMALFAGRNIFIAAAIMLITYLMASYNGFPNVLIVMALLIAVYGFMTTRTTAGRRIYAVGGNEKAAKLSGIRTERLTFFTFVNMGVLAALAGLIFAARLNSATPKAGVGFELDVIAACFIGGASAYGGVGKVMGAVVGAFIMGVMNNGMSIMGIGIDDQQVIKGLVLLAAVCFDVYNRNKA, from the coding sequence AGCATTAAGACCGTCGACGAGACCGAGCGGAGCGGAGGCAAGGGCGCCTCCTGGGGCTTCCTCAGCGGCCACATCCGCGAATACGGAATGCTGATGGCGCTCGTCGTCATCATGGCCTTCTTCCAGTTCATGACGGGCGGCGTTCTCATGCGCCCGCTGAACCTCACCAACCTCATCTTGCAGAACAGCTACATCGTCATCATGGCGATCGGCATGCTGCTCATCATCATCACCGGCCATATCGACCTGTCGGTCGGCTCGGTGGCCGGCTTCATCGGCGGCCTCGGCGCCGTGCTCATGGTGAACTACGGGTTCAACGGGCTGACGGCCGCGGGCATCGGTCTGCTCGTCGGCGCTGTGATCGGCGCCGCGCAGGGCTATCTCGTCGCCTATTTCAAGGTGCCGTCCTTCATCGTCACTCTAGCGGGCATGCTCGTCTTCCGCGGCCTGACGCTGAAGGTGCTGGGCTCGGCCTCGATCGGCCCGTTCCCGGAAAGCTTCCAGAAGCTGTCGAAGGGCTTCATCCCCGACTTCCTCGCCGGGACCGCCGGCCTGCACATGACAACGCTCCTGATCGGCGCGGTCGCGACGGCTGTGCTCGTCATCCTCTCCATGCGCAAGCGCGCCAAGCAGGCCAAGGCCGGTCATCTCGACGAGCCGATGGCGCTGTTTGCCGGCCGCAACATCTTCATTGCCGCCGCGATCATGCTCATCACCTATCTGATGGCATCCTATAACGGCTTCCCGAACGTCCTGATCGTCATGGCGCTGCTGATCGCGGTCTATGGATTCATGACGACGCGCACCACGGCGGGCCGCCGCATCTACGCCGTCGGCGGCAACGAGAAGGCCGCCAAGCTTTCGGGCATCCGCACCGAACGTCTGACCTTCTTCACCTTCGTCAACATGGGCGTCCTGGCCGCACTGGCCGGCCTGATCTTCGCCGCCCGCTTGAACTCGGCAACCCCGAAGGCCGGCGTCGGCTTCGAACTGGACGTTATCGCGGCCTGCTTCATCGGCGGCGCGTCGGCCTATGGCGGCGTCGGTAAGGTGATGGGCGCGGTGGTCGGCGCCTTCATCATGGGCGTCATGAACAACGGCATGTCGATCATGGGCATCGGAATCGATGACCAGCAGGTCATCAAGGGCCTCGTGCTTTTGGCCGCCGTCTGCTTCGACGTCTACAACCGCAACAAGGCCTGA
- a CDS encoding DUF2218 domain-containing protein, producing the protein MNESRAVVPTAHASRYLQQLCKHWAHKFAVEFTPEHGEITLPSGVTVLDASGEALSIKLRAEETGSLDQLEQVVADHIVRFAFREDLVFDWTREA; encoded by the coding sequence ATGAACGAGAGCCGAGCCGTCGTCCCCACCGCCCATGCAAGCCGCTATCTCCAGCAACTCTGCAAACATTGGGCCCACAAGTTTGCGGTTGAGTTCACGCCCGAGCATGGCGAGATCACACTTCCCTCGGGCGTGACCGTGCTGGACGCTAGCGGCGAGGCTCTGTCGATCAAGTTGCGCGCCGAGGAAACGGGCTCGCTGGATCAGTTGGAGCAGGTCGTCGCCGATCACATCGTCCGCTTCGCCTTCCGCGAGGATCTGGTCTTCGACTGGACGCGCGAGGCCTGA
- the choV gene encoding choline ABC transporter ATP-binding protein, whose translation METSNLPAIEFRNVDIVFGERRAQALKLIDQGRTRDEILKMTDSVLGAADVNLSVHRGEICVLMGLSGSGKSTILRAVNRLNEVARGEVLVRHREHPVDVAKCDDVTLRDIRTHTVSMVFQQFALLPWRTVRQNAGLGLELQGVSLDERTRIVDEKLAMVGLTKWADKYAHELSGGMQQRVGLARAFATDADILLMDEPFSALDPLIRTKLQDELLELQKTIRKTILFVSHDLDEAMKLGNRIAIMQDGRIVQSGQPEDILLAPATPYVAEFVRHMNPLNVLRGSAVMRPVRSLKREDGALLLDEAGGVRLQVDASDRPVRVHIQGNGGTLGHADGEEGRVDHPCDVIVAPVYLKLRAAIALKRQTNHPILLVDELGRLAGLCDDEEIYRGLLQRSESRP comes from the coding sequence ATGGAGACGAGCAACCTCCCGGCGATCGAGTTTCGAAATGTCGACATCGTCTTCGGAGAAAGGCGGGCGCAGGCGCTCAAGCTGATCGACCAGGGCCGCACGCGCGACGAAATCCTGAAGATGACGGATTCGGTCCTGGGCGCGGCTGACGTGAACCTGTCGGTTCATCGCGGCGAGATCTGCGTGCTTATGGGCCTGTCCGGCTCGGGGAAGTCCACCATCCTGCGCGCGGTCAACCGCCTGAACGAAGTCGCGCGCGGCGAAGTGCTGGTGCGCCATCGCGAGCACCCGGTGGATGTGGCGAAATGCGACGACGTCACGCTGCGCGACATCCGCACTCACACCGTCTCCATGGTGTTCCAGCAATTCGCGCTCCTGCCCTGGCGCACCGTCCGGCAGAATGCCGGTCTCGGCCTGGAGCTCCAAGGCGTCTCGCTGGACGAGCGCACGCGCATCGTGGACGAGAAGCTCGCCATGGTCGGCCTGACCAAATGGGCCGACAAATATGCCCATGAGCTTTCGGGCGGAATGCAGCAGCGCGTGGGCCTCGCGCGGGCCTTCGCCACGGATGCCGACATTCTCCTGATGGACGAGCCCTTCTCGGCGCTCGATCCGCTGATCCGCACCAAGCTGCAAGACGAGCTGCTCGAACTGCAGAAGACCATCCGCAAGACGATCCTCTTCGTCAGCCACGATCTGGACGAAGCGATGAAGCTCGGAAACCGGATCGCCATCATGCAGGACGGCCGTATCGTTCAGTCCGGCCAGCCGGAGGACATTTTGCTCGCGCCGGCAACGCCCTATGTCGCCGAGTTCGTGCGCCACATGAACCCGCTCAATGTCCTGCGCGGTTCGGCAGTGATGCGGCCCGTCCGCTCGCTGAAGCGCGAGGACGGCGCGTTGCTTCTCGATGAAGCCGGCGGCGTGCGGCTTCAGGTCGATGCGTCGGATCGGCCGGTCCGCGTTCATATCCAGGGCAATGGCGGAACGCTTGGTCATGCCGATGGTGAGGAAGGCCGGGTCGATCATCCCTGCGACGTCATCGTCGCGCCGGTCTATCTCAAGCTGAGAGCCGCGATCGCCCTGAAGCGCCAGACCAACCATCCGATCCTGCTCGTGGACGAACTCGGGCGGCTGGCTGGCCTCTGCGACGACGAGGAGATCTATCGCGGCCTGCTCCAGCGCTCGGAGTCCCGCCCCTAA
- the choW gene encoding choline ABC transporter permease subunit: MLDWLTDHKIPLGVWLRDFVTALTTNAQGFFDAISLVLGSLIDGLTTGLSLIPPIVFIALVAGGAWLLHRSLALAGFAVLSLLLIVNLGYWTETIQTLSLVFCATLVCMVIGVPLGIAAAHRPWVYTALRPFLDLMQTIPTFVYLIPTLVLFGLGAVPGLISTVIFAIPAPIRLTYLGIAAVPLSLREAASAFGATKRQLLYKVELPHALPTIMAGITQCIMLSLSMVVIAALVGADGLGKPVVRALNTVNIGMGFEAGLAIVILAILLDRICKAPEARRAKGR; encoded by the coding sequence ATGCTCGACTGGCTCACCGACCATAAGATTCCGCTCGGGGTCTGGCTGCGCGATTTCGTCACTGCGCTCACCACCAACGCGCAGGGCTTCTTCGACGCGATCTCGCTCGTGCTGGGCTCGTTGATCGACGGGCTGACCACCGGCCTGTCGCTGATCCCACCCATCGTCTTCATCGCGCTCGTGGCGGGCGGCGCCTGGCTTCTCCACCGCTCGCTGGCGCTGGCCGGCTTCGCGGTTCTGTCGCTGCTTTTGATCGTCAATCTCGGCTACTGGACCGAGACGATCCAGACCCTTTCGCTGGTCTTCTGCGCGACGCTGGTCTGCATGGTGATCGGCGTGCCGCTTGGCATCGCGGCGGCCCATCGCCCTTGGGTCTATACGGCGCTTCGCCCGTTTCTCGATCTGATGCAGACGATCCCGACCTTCGTTTATCTCATTCCGACGCTCGTCTTGTTCGGCCTCGGCGCCGTGCCCGGCCTCATCTCCACGGTGATCTTCGCCATTCCGGCGCCGATCCGCCTCACCTATCTCGGCATCGCCGCCGTGCCGTTGAGCCTTCGCGAAGCCGCAAGCGCCTTCGGTGCCACGAAGCGCCAGCTCCTCTACAAGGTGGAACTGCCGCACGCGCTGCCGACCATCATGGCCGGCATCACCCAATGCATCATGCTGAGCCTTTCGATGGTTGTGATCGCGGCTCTGGTGGGCGCGGACGGGCTGGGCAAGCCGGTGGTGCGGGCGCTCAACACCGTCAATATCGGCATGGGCTTCGAGGCGGGTCTCGCCATCGTCATCCTCGCCATTCTGCTCGATCGCATCTGCAAGGCGCCCGAAGCGCGCCGCGCGAAAGGACGTTGA
- a CDS encoding choline ABC transporter substrate-binding protein, giving the protein MMSPRMTKACVALAFATIALPATAAEPASCKAVRLADVGWTDITATTASVSTLLSALGYTPKTDILALPVTFASLKNGDIDVFLGNWMPTMEADLAPYKKEGSIETIRINLEGAKYTLAVPTTLYDQGLKSFADIAKFHDQLGGKIFGIEPGNDGNRLILKMIADNKFDLGKFELVESSEQGMLAQVARQTRGDKPIVFLGWEPHPMNSSFKISYLSGGDEVFGPNYGGATIYTLTRKGLSTECPNLGKLLSNIVFSLPMENEIMGAILNDGKAPEAAAKTWLAGHADTWKPWLAGVTTFDGKPADEAMTAALAK; this is encoded by the coding sequence ATGATGTCCCCCCGTATGACAAAAGCCTGCGTCGCCCTCGCTTTCGCGACGATCGCCCTTCCCGCCACGGCGGCGGAGCCGGCGTCCTGCAAGGCGGTTCGCCTCGCCGATGTGGGCTGGACGGACATCACCGCCACCACGGCCTCGGTCTCCACCCTCCTTTCGGCGCTGGGCTACACCCCGAAGACGGATATTCTCGCCCTGCCCGTCACGTTCGCGTCGCTGAAGAACGGCGATATCGACGTTTTCCTCGGCAATTGGATGCCGACCATGGAAGCCGATCTCGCGCCCTATAAGAAGGAAGGGTCGATCGAGACGATCCGCATCAATCTGGAAGGCGCCAAGTATACGCTAGCCGTTCCCACCACGCTCTACGACCAGGGCCTGAAGAGCTTCGCCGACATCGCCAAGTTTCACGACCAGCTCGGCGGCAAGATCTTCGGCATCGAGCCGGGCAACGACGGCAACCGCCTGATCCTCAAAATGATCGCCGACAACAAGTTCGATCTCGGCAAGTTCGAACTCGTGGAATCCTCCGAACAGGGCATGCTCGCGCAGGTCGCGCGCCAGACGCGGGGCGACAAGCCGATCGTCTTCCTCGGCTGGGAGCCCCATCCGATGAACAGCAGCTTCAAGATTTCCTACCTTTCGGGCGGCGACGAGGTGTTCGGGCCGAACTACGGCGGCGCGACGATCTACACTCTGACCCGCAAGGGCCTGTCCACCGAGTGTCCCAATCTCGGCAAGCTCCTGTCCAACATCGTGTTTTCCCTACCCATGGAAAACGAGATCATGGGCGCCATCCTGAACGACGGCAAAGCGCCGGAGGCAGCCGCCAAGACATGGCTCGCCGGCCATGCTGACACCTGGAAGCCATGGCTGGCGGGTGTGACGACCTTCGACGGCAAGCCGGCGGACGAAGCCATGACCGCCGCCCTGGCGAAGTGA
- the betB gene encoding betaine-aldehyde dehydrogenase, producing MARTDTVTRFAGEDQRRRQLVEATIDALADVGFAASSLSEIAGRAGVAPSLVAHYFGDKEGLLEATLRHLASRVSDSARLRLARAEGPRERIQAVIDANLAPEEFDARTCSVWLAFWGQVLHSPRLKRVQRVYQRRMLSNLRYDLKALCTDADAQRIAVSIAAVIDGLWLRSTLSDVGETDSLAARAIATSFADSQIAGARPRSPAEKPKLPRARGVRVLTSHIGGDYLPLDPNAETFATINPATSEVLAEIVIAGEAEVDSAVALAREAQRGWGAMTGAERGRILQRVATRLRERNGELALLETRDTGKPIQETQAVDVLSGADCIEYFAGLAAGIAGEHVDLGPQAFGYTRREPLGVVAGIGAWNYPLQIACWKAAPALAAGNSVIFKPAELTPLTALKLAEIMAECGVPAGVFNLVQGDGRTGRLLSRHPGIAKISLTGEVGTGKKVMADASATLKQVTLELGGKSPLIVFADADLDDAVGGAMLANFYSAGEVCSNGTRVFVHEDVREVFLEKLAARTRAMVVGDPTDPATQVGALISEAHMHKVLSYIEEGRREGARLVAGGERVVEGALGKGFFVRPAIFDACSDGMRIVREEIFGPVMTVLSFRDEDEVIARANDTRFGLAAGVFTRDLARAHRTVACLEAGTTWINTYNITPIELPFGGTKESGLGRENGRAALLVHTEAKSVYVNLGRVDAPY from the coding sequence ATGGCTCGAACTGACACTGTCACCCGATTCGCCGGCGAAGACCAGCGCCGCCGCCAACTCGTGGAAGCGACGATCGACGCGCTGGCCGATGTCGGTTTCGCCGCTTCCAGCCTGTCCGAGATCGCCGGCCGGGCCGGCGTCGCCCCCTCGCTCGTCGCGCATTATTTCGGCGACAAGGAAGGTCTGCTCGAAGCCACGCTACGGCATCTGGCAAGCCGCGTCTCCGACAGCGCGCGGCTTCGCCTCGCCCGGGCGGAGGGTCCGAGAGAGCGCATCCAGGCGGTGATCGACGCCAATCTGGCGCCCGAGGAGTTCGACGCGCGGACGTGTTCCGTCTGGCTGGCCTTCTGGGGGCAGGTGCTCCATTCGCCGCGATTGAAGCGGGTCCAGCGCGTCTATCAGCGCCGCATGCTGTCGAACCTGCGCTACGACCTGAAAGCTTTGTGCACCGATGCCGACGCCCAGCGCATCGCCGTCTCCATCGCCGCCGTGATCGACGGGCTCTGGCTGCGTTCCACCCTGTCGGACGTCGGCGAGACCGACAGTCTGGCGGCGCGTGCCATCGCCACGAGCTTTGCGGATTCGCAGATCGCCGGTGCCCGGCCGCGCAGCCCGGCGGAAAAGCCGAAACTGCCGCGCGCCCGGGGCGTGCGCGTCCTCACCAGTCATATCGGCGGCGACTATCTGCCGCTCGATCCCAATGCCGAAACCTTTGCCACGATCAACCCGGCGACCTCCGAGGTGCTGGCCGAGATCGTGATCGCCGGAGAGGCGGAGGTCGATAGCGCGGTCGCCCTGGCACGCGAGGCGCAGCGCGGCTGGGGCGCGATGACGGGCGCCGAGCGCGGCCGCATCCTCCAGCGCGTCGCCACGCGCCTTCGCGAACGCAACGGCGAACTGGCGCTCCTGGAAACCCGCGACACCGGCAAGCCCATCCAGGAGACGCAGGCCGTCGACGTCCTGTCGGGGGCGGACTGCATCGAATATTTCGCAGGTCTCGCGGCGGGCATCGCGGGCGAGCATGTCGATCTCGGGCCCCAGGCCTTCGGCTACACCCGCCGCGAGCCGCTCGGCGTCGTCGCCGGCATCGGCGCTTGGAACTACCCCCTGCAGATCGCGTGCTGGAAGGCCGCGCCCGCGCTGGCCGCCGGCAACAGCGTGATCTTCAAGCCGGCGGAGCTGACGCCTCTCACCGCGCTCAAGCTCGCCGAGATCATGGCCGAATGCGGCGTGCCGGCGGGCGTCTTCAATCTCGTGCAGGGCGACGGGCGCACCGGGCGCCTTCTGTCGCGCCATCCCGGCATCGCCAAGATTTCGCTGACCGGCGAGGTCGGCACCGGCAAGAAGGTGATGGCCGACGCCAGCGCAACCCTGAAGCAGGTGACGCTGGAACTCGGCGGCAAGTCGCCGCTGATCGTCTTCGCGGACGCCGATCTGGACGACGCGGTGGGCGGCGCGATGCTGGCCAATTTCTACTCCGCCGGCGAGGTCTGTTCCAACGGCACGCGCGTCTTCGTGCACGAGGACGTGCGCGAGGTCTTCCTGGAGAAGCTGGCGGCGCGCACCCGCGCCATGGTGGTGGGGGACCCGACCGATCCGGCGACGCAGGTCGGCGCGCTGATCTCGGAAGCGCATATGCACAAGGTCCTGTCCTATATCGAGGAAGGGCGGCGGGAGGGCGCGCGCCTCGTCGCAGGCGGCGAGCGCGTCGTCGAGGGGGCGCTCGGCAAAGGCTTCTTCGTGCGGCCGGCGATTTTCGACGCCTGTTCGGACGGAATGCGGATCGTGCGCGAGGAAATCTTCGGCCCGGTCATGACGGTCCTGTCCTTCCGCGACGAGGACGAGGTGATCGCCCGCGCCAACGACACGCGCTTCGGCCTCGCCGCCGGCGTCTTCACGCGCGATCTCGCGAGGGCGCACCGGACGGTGGCGTGCCTCGAAGCCGGCACGACTTGGATCAACACCTACAACATCACGCCGATCGAACTGCCCTTCGGCGGCACCAAGGAATCCGGCCTCGGCAGGGAGAATGGCCGCGCGGCGCTTCTGGTCCATACCGAGGCCAAGAGCGTCTACGTCAATCTCGGGCGCGTCGACGCGCCCTACTGA